One Triticum dicoccoides isolate Atlit2015 ecotype Zavitan chromosome 5B, WEW_v2.0, whole genome shotgun sequence genomic window carries:
- the LOC119308507 gene encoding putative laccase-17, protein MSSSVYSLSLLGLAAAILLCCSRPAIAKEQRHEFVIQEAAVTRLCNSRSIVTANGQFPGPAVEVNEGDSLVVSVVNNATYNVTIHWHGVRQMRTGWSDGPEFVTQCPIRPGGSYTYRFTVAGQEGTLWWHAHSSWLRATVYGALIVRPRDPVPYPFDFHGEVAPIMLGEWWDMNPIDVIRTATRTGAAPNISDAITVNGQPGDLYSCSSQDTAVFPVKSGETNLLRFINAALNTELFVSLAGHTMTVVGADASYLKPYNATVIVLGPGQTTDVLVTFDQPPGRYYLAARAYASAQGVPFDNTTTTAIFDYSAGGTASPAMPTLPAYNDTATVTTFTTSLRNLHSVGLPSVVDEDLFFTVGVGLFNCSSGQNCGGPNNTRFAASINNASFVLPSTVSILQAHYQGDAAATGVFTTDFPANPPVQFDYTAQNVSRALWQPVPGTKVYKLKYGSVVQIVLQGTNIFAGENHPIHTHGYDFFILAEGFGNFDAATDTAKFNLDDPPMRNTVGVPVNGWAVIRFVADNPGVWLMHCHLDVHITWGLAMAFLVEDGVGELQSLGAPPPDLPIC, encoded by the exons ATGTCGAGTTCAGTGTACTCCCTGTCGCTCCTTGGCCTTGCTGCCGCTATTCTTCTCTGCTGCTCGCGGCCTGCGATCGCCAAGGAGCAACGCCACGAGTTCGTG ATCCAGGAGGCGGCGGTGACGAGGCTGTGCAACTCGCGGAGCATCGTGACGGCGAACGGGCAGTTCCCGGGGCCGGCGGTGGAGGTGAACGAGGGCGACTCCCTCGTCGTCAGCGTCGTCAACAACGCCACCTACAACGTCACCATCCACTG GCACGGCGTGCGGCAGATGCGGACGGGGTGGTCGGACGGGCCGGAGTTCGTGACGCAGTGCCCGATCCGGCCGGGGGGCAGCTACACGTACCGCTTCACGGTGGCCGGGCAGGAGGGCACGCTTTGGTGGCACGCGCACAGCTCCTGGCTCAGGGCCACCGTCTACGGCGCGCTCATCGTCCGCCCGCGCGACCCCGTCCCCTACCCCTTCGACTTCCACGGCGAGGTCGCCCCCATCATGCTCG GTGAGTGGTGGGACATGAACCCCATCGACGTCATCCGCACCGCCACGCGCACCGGTGCAGCTCCCAACATCTCCGACGCCATCACCGTCAACGGCCAGCCCGGCGACCTCTACAGCTGCTCCTCCCAAGACACGGCCGTGTTCCCGGTCAAGTCCGGCGAGACCAACCTGCTGCGGTTCATCAACGCGGCGCTCAACACCGAGCTCTTCGTCTCCCTCGCCGGCCACACCATGACCGTCGTGGGCGCTGACGCCTCCTACCTTAAGCCGTACAACGCCACTGTCATCGTGCTCGGGCCCGGCCAGACCACGGACGTCCTCGTCACTTTCGACCAGCCACCAGGCCGGTACTACCTCGCCGCCCGCGCGTACGCCAGCGCACAGGGTGTGCCCTTCgacaacaccaccaccaccgccatctTCGACTACAGCGCAGGTGGCACGGCGAGCCCTGCGATGCCGACCCTCCCGGCGTACAATGACACGGCCACGGTGACCACGTTCACGACGAGCCTGCGCAACCTCCACTCGGTGGGCCTCCCCTCGGTGGTCGACGAGGACCTTTTCTTCACCGTCGGCGTCGGCCTCTTCAACTGCTCCAGCGGACAGAACTGCGGCGGCCCCAACAACACACGGTTCGCGGCGAGCATCAACAACGCCTCCTTCGTGCTCCCCTCCACCGTCTCCATCCTCCAGGCACACTATCAGGGCGATGCCGCCGCCACCGGCGTCTTTACCACCGACTTCCCCGCCAACCCGCCGGTGCAGTTCGACTACACAGCGCAGAATGTGAGCCGCGCGCTCTGGCAGCCCGTGCCAGGCACCAAGGTGTACAAGCTCAAGTACGGCTCCGTGGTGCAGATCGTGCTCCAGGGCACCAACATCTTCGCCGGGGAGAACCACCCTATCCACACCCATGGCTACGACTTCTTCATCCTCGCTGAGGGCTTCGGCAACTTCGATGCCGCTACCGACACCGCAAAGTTCAACCTGGACGACCCACCAATGAGGAACACGGTGGGCGTCCCGGTGAATGGGTGGGCTGTCATCCGGTTCGTCGCCGACAACCCCGGGGTGTGGCTGATGCACTGCCATCTGGATGTGCACATCACCTGGGGCCTCGCCATGGCCTTCCTGGTCGAGGATGGAGTAGGAGAGCTGCAGTCCCTGGGGGCACCCCCACCAGACCTGCCAATTTGCTGA
- the LOC119306324 gene encoding universal stress protein YxiE-like, with amino-acid sequence MKVLVALDDSGGSHHALDWVLRCLFPVGDQPATEEARPDLVLVHALEPLHHAMCPVGGTGSAVYGAPSIMQSVRAARKESARNLLDRAKRVCHTRGVSAAAVLVEGESREALYRAAEDAGAGLLVVGSRGLGAVGRAFLGSVSDYCVHHARCPVMVVPPPPVDKDGQRMGSSPIRCQSPCFQQGCLMAE; translated from the exons ATGAAGGTGCTGGTCGCGCTGGACGACAGCGGCGGGAGCCACCACGCGCTAGACTGGGTGCTACGCTGCCTTTTCCCCGTCGGCGATCAGCCGGCAACGGAAGAGGCCCGGCCTGATCTGGTGCTCGTCCACGCGCTGGAGCCGCTCCACCACGCCATGTGCCCGGTCGGCGGGACAG GGTCCGCGGTGTACGGCGCGCCGTCGATCATGCAGTCGGTGCGAGCGGCGCGGAAGGAAAGCGCGCGCAACCTGCTCGACAGGGCCAAGCGGGTCTGCCACACACGAGGG gtgagcgcggcggcggtgctggTGGAGGGGGAGTCCAGGGAGGCGCTGTACCGCGCCGCGGAGGACGCGGGCGCCGGCCTGCTCGTCGTGGGCAGCCGTGGGCTCGGCGCCGTCGGGAG GGCGTTCCTGGGGAGCGTGAGCGACTACTGCGTGCACCACGCGAGGTGCCCCGTCATGGTggtcccgccgccgcccgtcgacaAGGATGGCCAGCGGATGGGATCATCTCCAATCAGATGCCAGTCACCATGTTTTCAACAGGGGTGCTTAATGGCCGAATGA